Proteins co-encoded in one Lates calcarifer isolate ASB-BC8 linkage group LG17, TLL_Latcal_v3, whole genome shotgun sequence genomic window:
- the LOC108877287 gene encoding cytochrome b-c1 complex subunit 10, producing MVQKILNKFIGAKYISIVRTWVPNMVAWGTVGGVALVHFTDWRLILDYVPYVKGKFTKDE from the exons ATGGTCCAGAAAATTCTTAACAAGTTCATCGGTGCCAAGTATATCAGTATTGTGAGGACGTG GGTGCCAAATATGGTCGCCTGGGGGACAGTGGGCGGAGTGGCGCTTGTTCACTTCACTGACTGGCGATTAATTCTAGACTATGTGCCATACGTTAAAGGGAAGTTCACGAAGGATGAGTAA